One Cyanobium sp. AMD-g genomic window carries:
- the arsJ gene encoding organoarsenical effux MFS transporter ArsJ, giving the protein MLPPLSGRPLTALQQYAIVTANYWCFTLTDGALRMLVVFHFRSLGYSTLEIAFLFLFYEFFGILTNLYGGWLGARFGLRLTLWTGTLMQVAALLMLVPVADSWPKWWSVAYVMVAQALSGIAKDLNKMSAKSAIKSVVPETPDDHDKGESQLFQWVAILTGSKNALKGVGFFLGGLLLATIGFNAAVGAMAAGLFLAFLFTLVLPGEIGRMKQKPAFTALFSKSRGINGISLARFFLFGARDVWFVVALPVFLQTSLGWRYWEVGGFMGLWVIGYGIVQGSAPALRRSWGQSAPPGVSAVTFWSGLLTAIPALIAIALWRNVGNPGVAVVVGLAAFGVVFAMNSSIHSYMILAYTDAESVSMNVGFYYMANAAGRLLGTVLSGALFLVGGLQACLWSSALLVGLAWLVSTRLPAPPRQAQPSPLATG; this is encoded by the coding sequence ATGCTTCCGCCCCTCTCCGGCCGGCCGCTCACGGCCCTGCAGCAGTACGCCATCGTCACGGCCAACTACTGGTGCTTCACCCTCACCGACGGCGCCCTGCGGATGCTGGTGGTGTTCCACTTCCGCTCACTGGGCTACAGCACGCTGGAGATCGCCTTTCTGTTTCTCTTCTACGAGTTCTTCGGCATCCTCACCAACCTCTACGGCGGCTGGCTGGGGGCCCGCTTCGGCCTGCGCCTCACCCTCTGGACCGGCACACTGATGCAGGTGGCGGCCCTGCTGATGCTGGTGCCCGTCGCCGACAGCTGGCCGAAATGGTGGAGCGTGGCCTACGTGATGGTGGCCCAGGCCCTCAGCGGCATTGCCAAGGATCTCAACAAGATGAGCGCCAAAAGTGCCATCAAGTCCGTGGTTCCGGAAACCCCCGACGACCACGACAAGGGCGAGAGCCAGCTGTTCCAGTGGGTGGCGATCCTCACCGGCTCCAAGAATGCCCTCAAGGGGGTGGGGTTCTTCCTCGGCGGCCTTCTGCTGGCCACGATCGGCTTCAACGCCGCCGTTGGCGCCATGGCGGCCGGCCTGTTCCTGGCCTTCCTGTTCACCCTGGTGCTGCCCGGGGAGATCGGCCGCATGAAGCAGAAGCCCGCCTTCACCGCCCTGTTCTCCAAGTCCCGCGGCATCAATGGGATCTCGCTGGCCCGGTTCTTTCTTTTCGGCGCCAGGGATGTCTGGTTCGTGGTGGCCCTGCCGGTGTTCCTGCAGACCAGCCTCGGCTGGCGCTACTGGGAGGTGGGCGGCTTCATGGGCCTGTGGGTGATCGGCTACGGCATTGTGCAGGGATCGGCCCCGGCCCTGCGGCGCAGCTGGGGCCAGAGCGCTCCGCCGGGCGTCTCCGCCGTGACCTTCTGGAGCGGACTGCTCACCGCCATTCCGGCCCTGATCGCCATCGCCCTTTGGCGCAACGTGGGGAATCCCGGTGTGGCCGTGGTGGTGGGACTGGCGGCCTTCGGGGTGGTGTTCGCCATGAATTCCTCCATCCACAGCTACATGATCCTGGCCTACACCGATGCCGAATCGGTGAGCATGAACGTCGGCTTCTATTACATGGCCAATGCCGCTGGCCGCCTGCTCGGCACGGTGCTCTCGGGTGCCCTGTTCCTGGTGGGGGGCCTGCAGGCCTGCCTGTGGAGCTCGGCCCTGCTGGTGGGGCTCGCGTGGCTGGTGAGCACCCGACTGCCGGCACCGCCGCGGCAGGCCCAGCCCAGCCCCCTGGCCACCGGCTGA
- a CDS encoding DUF3598 family protein, translating into MTLSAPPRQRLLEVNGGCWEGLFARLGPDGREIERFPTRLLVTDQDGTIEAALTYLASGRTVPMRFSEPPAAMQISTAGHWSLGIDRTGPWPWIAELCVAHGQRRRRIVLRHGVDSLESLTYAREWRPGVKDAGPDASLVASLEPIETDGATTTRWSLDGNVEVLIVHHPSQPGPVQVSLSWQVDANVCCRIERRYSPYGLLEPLAAD; encoded by the coding sequence ATGACGTTGAGCGCCCCCCCGCGCCAGAGGTTGCTGGAGGTGAACGGCGGCTGCTGGGAGGGCCTGTTCGCCCGCCTGGGCCCCGACGGCCGGGAGATCGAGCGGTTTCCCACCCGCCTGCTGGTCACCGACCAGGACGGCACGATCGAGGCCGCCCTCACCTACCTCGCCTCCGGGCGCACCGTGCCGATGCGCTTCAGCGAGCCGCCGGCGGCCATGCAGATCAGCACCGCCGGCCACTGGAGCCTGGGCATCGATCGCACCGGTCCATGGCCCTGGATCGCCGAGCTCTGCGTCGCCCATGGCCAGCGCCGCCGCCGCATCGTGTTGCGCCATGGCGTGGACAGCCTGGAGAGCCTCACCTACGCCAGGGAATGGCGGCCAGGTGTCAAGGATGCCGGCCCGGATGCGTCGCTGGTGGCCAGCCTGGAGCCCATCGAGACGGACGGTGCCACCACCACCCGCTGGAGCCTGGACGGCAACGTGGAGGTGCTGATCGTTCATCACCCCAGCCAGCCGGGGCCCGTGCAGGTGTCGCTCAGCTGGCAGGTGGACGCCAACGTGTGCTGCCGGATCGAGCGCCGTTACTCCCCCTACGGCCTGCTGGAGCCCCTGGCTGCCGACTGA
- a CDS encoding histone deacetylase → MGPPLVYHPAYSVPLPDGHRFPMQKFRLLKERLEQLELAAPGQIHQPLPVPRRWLELVHGRSYHEAFARGLLSRQELRRIGLPVSWPLVRRSWLAVGGTLLTARLALRHGLACHLAGGTHHAFPLHGSGFCIFNDLAVTARVLLAEGRVRQVLVVDLDVHQGDGTAAIFTGDPRVFTFSMHGASNFPLHKQVSDRDLSLEDGVADDAYLRALQHTLPDLLEQVRPDLVLYNAGVDPHRDDRLGRLDLSDDGLHRRDWLVIDAALRRRIPVATVIGGGYDHLAALVERHTLVVRAADALARIHATGMELSCPVTDGAYAGNG, encoded by the coding sequence ATGGGCCCGCCGCTGGTGTATCACCCGGCCTATTCGGTCCCCCTGCCCGATGGCCATCGCTTCCCGATGCAGAAGTTCCGGCTGCTGAAGGAGCGTCTCGAGCAGCTCGAACTCGCCGCCCCCGGGCAGATCCACCAGCCCCTGCCGGTGCCGCGCCGCTGGCTGGAGCTGGTGCATGGCCGCAGCTACCACGAGGCCTTCGCCCGTGGTCTGCTCAGCCGGCAGGAGCTGCGCCGGATCGGACTGCCCGTGTCCTGGCCCCTGGTGCGACGCAGCTGGCTGGCGGTGGGGGGCACGCTGCTGACGGCCCGGTTGGCCCTGCGCCACGGCCTGGCCTGCCATCTGGCGGGCGGCACCCACCACGCCTTCCCGCTGCATGGCAGTGGCTTCTGCATCTTCAACGACCTCGCCGTGACCGCCCGGGTGCTGCTGGCCGAGGGCCGGGTGCGCCAGGTGCTGGTGGTGGATCTGGATGTGCACCAGGGGGATGGCACGGCCGCGATCTTCACAGGCGACCCCCGGGTGTTCACCTTCTCCATGCATGGGGCCAGCAATTTCCCCCTGCACAAACAGGTGAGCGATCGCGACCTCTCCCTTGAGGACGGCGTGGCGGATGACGCCTACCTGCGGGCCCTGCAGCACACCTTGCCGGATCTGCTGGAGCAGGTCCGGCCCGACCTTGTTCTCTACAACGCCGGCGTCGATCCGCACCGGGACGACCGCCTCGGCCGGCTGGACCTGAGCGATGACGGTCTGCACCGGCGGGACTGGCTGGTGATCGACGCCGCCCTGCGCCGCCGCATTCCGGTGGCCACGGTGATCGGTGGTGGCTACGACCACCTGGCCGCCCTGGTGGAGCGGCACACCCTTGTGGTGCGCGCCGCCGATGCCCTGGCCCGGATCCACGCCACCGGGATGGAGCTGTCATGTCCGGTCACAGATGGCGCCTACGCCGGTAACGGGTGA